TGGGCGACCCTCTACCACTGGGACCTGCCCCAACCCCTGGAAGACGCCGGCGGCTGGCCCGCCCGGGACACCGCCCTGCGCTTCGCCGACTACTCCAAGGTCGTCGCCGAAGCCCTCGGCGACCGGGTCAAACACTGGATGACCATCAACGAACCCTGGTGCGCGGCCTTCCTCGGCTACGAGAACGGCCACCACGCACCCGGCCACAGGGACGCCGCCGCGGCCCTGGCCGCCACCCACCACCTGCTGCTCGGCCACGGCCTGGCCACCGAGGCGATCCGCTCCACCGGCCACCCCTCCGTCGTCGGTCTGGCCCACAACCAGGCGGTCATCCGACCGCACGGGGCCAACGCCGCCGACACCCGGGCGGCCCGCCGCGCGGACGGCGTGCGCAACCGCATCTTCACCGACCCCCTGTTCAAGGGCGCCTACCCCGCCGACGTCGTCGAGGACCTCGCCGACATCAGCGACTTCTCGTTCGTCAAGGACGGGGACCTGGCCACGATCTCCGTGCCGCTCGACTTCCTCGGCATCAACTACTACTCGCCCGAGTTCGTCGCGGGTTCGGCCAAGGGCATCGACCCCGCCCTGGTCAGCGGCGAGGGCGAGGCCTGGCTCGGTGCAGGCCCCGACGAGGTGCACGTCTCCCAGGGGCTGCCCGTCACCCACATGGGCTGGGAGATCGACCCCACCGGCCTGTACGACGTCCTCCAG
This DNA window, taken from Nocardiopsis exhalans, encodes the following:
- a CDS encoding GH1 family beta-glucosidase, which translates into the protein MSNPNDFPEGFLWGAATASFQIEGATTADGRGRSIWDTFAETPGKVLNGDTGDPADDHYHRYAEDVALMRRLNLGAYRFSIAWPRVVPDGTGPVNQAGLDFYDRLVDSLLEAGIQPWATLYHWDLPQPLEDAGGWPARDTALRFADYSKVVAEALGDRVKHWMTINEPWCAAFLGYENGHHAPGHRDAAAALAATHHLLLGHGLATEAIRSTGHPSVVGLAHNQAVIRPHGANAADTRAARRADGVRNRIFTDPLFKGAYPADVVEDLADISDFSFVKDGDLATISVPLDFLGINYYSPEFVAGSAKGIDPALVSGEGEAWLGAGPDEVHVSQGLPVTHMGWEIDPTGLYDVLQRLAGESGGIDLYVTENGCAFEDTVSEDGAVHDPDRTAYYEGHLRAAKEAVHAGVPLRGYFAWSLLDNFEWAWGYSRRFGIVHVDYETQERVIKDTGHWYAELARTSRFPER